TAACAAGCAGTGAAGTTTACGATGATATCAAAAAAGTAGCCGCTGCAAACAAGATGGGCATAGATGAGTTTTATGAGGCGGTGAGAAACTCAAACGGATTTAGTTCTGCAGAGTTTAAAGAAAAAACAAAAGAGAAACTTCTCTCTCAAAAACTCTACTCTGCTATCGCTTACTCCTCAATTGAGACACCCAAAGAAGATGAGATAAAAGAGTATTATGAGCTGCATAAAGAGGATTTTTCACATCCTGTCGCTTTTAAAACTACGATATATAGTTCATACAGCAAAGATGCTCTTCAGAAAAAGATAACTACCCCGATGTACAACGCTAGCGATGTAAAAGTCGAAGAACAGGTACTTCCGTTTGAGAGAATTTCGCCGGAGCTTGCTAAACTGCTTCAAAATACGCAAATAAACAGCTTCACTCCGATAATATCCGAACCAAACGGCTCTTTTGTAAGCTTTTACCTAAAAGAGATTCAAAATCCGAAAGAGACGAATTATGAGGGTCTAAAAAATCAGATAGTCAATCTGATTATGGAACGAAAGAGAGAGCAAGTTCTAAGCGACTACTTTGCAAGACTAAGAGGTAATGCAGAGATTCAAGTTATCAGAGAAGTAAAATAATAAAATGTTAAGCGACGAAAATTTTATAAAAATTGCACAAGAGATAGCAACGGCTTCAAAATGCGTCTCTAAACAAGTAGGTGCAGTGATTGTAAAAGACGGAAGAATACTCAGCACGGGCTACAACGGTACTCCCTCAGGATATATAAACTGCTGTGAGCACTGGAGCGGAGAGTATACCGCAGAGCACCACGAATGGTCAAAAACTTATGAGATACACGCGGAAATGAATGCAATCATTTGGGCAGCAAGAAAAGGGATTAGTGTAGAGAGTGCGACTATCTATGTTACGCTTGAACCGTGCAGCGAGTGCAGTAAAAACTTAATCGCAAGCGGTATAAAACGCATTGTGTACTTAAAACCTTATGAACATACGCACTCAGAAGTAATCTCAAAATTTATTAAAGATAACGGCGTAAGCATAGAAAAACTCGGGGAGTAAAAAAATGGTTGAAGATAAAGAACTGCAGGCAGAAATCGGCAAACATCTTATGCAGCCGGAAAATTACGGCAAACTTGAAGATGCAGATTGCATCGGAATAGGCATAGACCACGCTACGAAAAGTTATGTAATTATGTACATCAAAAGAGATGAGAAGTTTATAACTGATGTAAAATTCGGCACAAACGGCACGCAAGATACAACAACGCTTGGCTCGCTTTTTACCGAAATGATAAAAGGCGATGAGGTGGTAAATGCGCTAGAGACGACTTCAGCGCTGGAAAATGAACTAAAAGAGAGTTACGCTTCTCTTCCTGCTCCAAAGGTAGATATGTCAAAGCCCGAGGGAGAGCAGGTTGAACGCATCTCAACCGAACATCAAGACAGCGCAAATATGGTTCTTACCGCTTTTCGTGCCGCAATGCGACATTATGACCGCAAACAAGGCGGCATAAAAGAAGATCAGTTTGAGATGAGCATATCAAAAACTTGTCCATACTCTACTACGGAGTGTCATTTTGTAAAAAAGGCAAGCGACCGCTCGTAAAGTCGCTCTTTTTTATCTACCCTAACTCTGCCCTTGCTAATTGAGCTTTCTGAACAAACATAGATTACTTCGTCGTAAACTCCCTGCAATGACCATCTTACATTATGAATCTAATAGCCGATTTTATGATAGTATATACAAATAACTTTCATATCAGAGGGCTTTTCTTATGCAATACATACGCTTTTTCAGTGAACTTAATATAGGTGATATTTCTATCGTCGGCGGTAAAAACGCTTCGCTTGGAGAGATGTACCAAAACCTGACTCTAAAGGGTGTAAATATTCCAAACGGTTTTGCTACCACAAGCGATGCTTACTGGCTGCTTTTGCAAGAAAACGGCATTAAGGATAAAATTGCCCAAATTCTGAGTGATTTGGATATAGCCGATACCGATAATCTCCAAAAGCGCGGACTTGAAGTCCGTACCCTTATTTTAAACTCACATCTTCCAAAAGCACTCGTTGATGAACTTCTTGAAGCATATAAAATATTATCAAATCAGTATAACTCACAAAATATCGATGTAGCGGTTCGCTCATCGGGAACTGCCGAAGATTTGCCCGATGCCTCTTTTGCGGGGCAACAAGAGACTTTTTTAAATGTCAACTCCAAAGAAGCTCTGCTTGAGAGCGTATTGCGTTGTTTTGCTTCGCTGTTTACCGACCGTGCTATCAGCTACCGCACAAGCCGAGGATTTAGCCATTTCAAAGTTGCCCTCTCCGTTGGCGTGCAGAAGATGGTGCGAAGCGATATCTCTTCAAGCGGAATTATGTTTACCATAGACACAGAGAGCGGTTCAGAGAATCTCATACTTATCAACTCCATCTGGGGCTTGGGTGAAAATGTGGTAAGCGGGCGAGTAAACGCAGATGAGTTTTTTATCTTTAAACCTACTCTGAAAAATGGAATCAACACTATTTTAAAACACTCTTTGGGAAGCAAAAAAGAGAAGATGTTGTACAGCGAAGATAAACGCACTATAAATGTCGGAACTACGAAAGAGGAGCAAGAAAGCTTCTCTATAAACGATGATGAAGTGATAAAACTTGCGAAGCAGGCACTCCTTGTAGAAGAGCATTACGGACGACCGATGGATATCGAATGGGCAAAAGACGGGAACGACTCTAAGCTCTACATCGTTCAGGCAAGACCGGAAACCGTGATGAGCAAACAAAACAAAAGTATGACAAGCAAACAGTATTCACTTAATGCAAAAGATGCAAAAATTTTAACATCGGGACGGGCAATCGGTGAAAAAATAGGTATCGGAAAAATAACCGTTATAAATGATACAACCGAATTTGCACGCTTTAAAGAGGGCGATATCTTAGTAGCAGATACGACAAACCCCGACTGGGAGCCTGTTATGAAAAAAGCTTCGGCAGTCATAACCAACCGCGGAAGCCGTACATGCCATGCGGCTATCGTTGCTAGAGAGATAGGCGTACCTGCCGTAGTCGGATGCGGCAATGCAACGGCAGTTTTGCAAGATGGGCAAAAAGTGACCGTCAGTTGTGCCGAGGGCGATGAGGGGTATGTGTATGAAGGAGAGCTTGAGTACTACATCAAAACGATAGATATGAGCAAACTTCAACCTACAAAAACCAAACTCTTCGTAAATGTCGGAAATCCCGCAGAGGCTTTTAACTTTGCAAAAATGCCAAACGACGGAGTCGGGCTTGCTAGAATGGAGTTTATTATGAACAACTCCATCAACGCTCATCCTATGGCGCTTGTTGATATGCACAAAGGAATAAGCGTTACAGATGAGGATAAAATCCGCTCTTTTATGACTCCGTGCAGTGATACAAAAGAGTTCTTTTTGCAAAAAATCAGCGAGGGTGTGGGGATGATTGCGGCTGCTTTTTACCCAAAACCGGTAATTATAAGAACGAGTGATTTTAAAAGCAACGAGTATCGCGGTATGACGGGCGGTCTTATTTATGAGGCAGAGGAAGAAAATCCTATGATAGGCTTTCGCGGTGCAAGCCGTTACTACGATGATAGTTACCGCGAAGCGTTTATGTGGGAGTGCGAGGCATTAAAGAGAGTGCGCGACGATATGGGACTTACGAATATTAAAATCATGATTCCGTTTGTCCGCACTCCGCAAGAGGGCAAAAAAGTTATAGAGATTATGCACAAACAAGGGCTTACTCAAGGCAAAAACTCTCTTGAGATTTATGCAATGTGCGAAATTCCCGCAAATGTTATCATAGCGGATGAGTTTTTAGAAGTTTTTGACGGCTACTCCATCGGCTCAAACGACTTAACTCAACTCACCCTCGGGGTTGACAGGGAGAGTGCAAAAATCGCCCATATATTTGACGAGAGAAACGAAGCGGTTAAGAGAATGTTGAAAATGGCAATAGAAGCATGCAAAACAAGAGGCAAATACATAGGCATCTGCGGACAAGCCCCCTCAGACTACCCTGAAATCACGGAGTTTTTGGTGCAAAATGGGATAGATTCTATTTCGCTAAATCCTGATTCGCTCTTTAAGATGCGTCAAGTGGTGAGTGATTTGGAATAGTATTTTTTTCTAAAATACTTTTCAAGTTCCATTACCGCAACTAATGTCATAGCAATAAATAGCAGTGCAGCCCACATCGATAAACTAACAGGCTCAATGCTCAGCAGTGATTGCATAAAAGGGTTATACATCGATATAATGTGAGCACCCTGAGCGGCTAAAATAGACACCCATAAAAATTTATTTTGAAAATGATTTATTTTAAAAATAGAGTTATTTTCACTGCGTGAATTAAATATATGTACATTTTCAAACAACACCATTAAAAGCAATGTAAGATTTCTTGCCGCATCCTCTTGATAACCAAACTTAAGCAGGGTATAAAAAAGGGCAAATGCCAAGATACCCATGTAAAGACCGCCGACAACCACTCTGCTCATCATAATTTTATTAAATATAGGTTCTTTTGGGTCGCGCGGTTTACGCTTTAGTATCCCCGGTTCAGCTTTTTCAGTAGCAAGAGCTACATCTTGAAAGCCGTTTGCAACCAAATTCAGCCATAAAAGCTGTACCGGAAGCAGCGGAGTAGGGATAAAAAACAGCATTGAGAGCAAAATAAGAACTATCTCCGCCAACCCCGTAGCTATTAAAAGATGGGTAACTTTGCGAATATTGTCATATGCTACCCGCCCCTCTTCTATGCCATTGACAATAGAATTAAACGCATCATCCGTCAAAATCAAATCACTTGACTCGCGTGCAACATCCGTACCGCTTTTTCCCATTGCGATGCCTATATTTGCAAATTTAAGCGCCGGTGCGTCATTTACGCCGTCTCCCGTAACTGCTACAAAGTGACCGAGATCTTGAAATGTTTTAACTATAAGCTGTTTTTGCTCAGGTGAGACTCGTGCAAAGACTCGCTTATGAGCAATCTCTTCTTTATGCGCTCCCCTTTCTATCCAGTGAGAAATTTCCACTCCGTCCATTACCTCATCTTTGCTAATTGCAATGCCTAACTCTCTTGCTATAAAAAATGCCGTATTTGGATGATCACCGGTTACCATTATAACCTCAATCCCTGCTCTCTCGGTAGTTTTTACAGCTTCTTTTACTCCTTCACGCAAAGGGTCTGTGATGACGGCAAACCCAAGATAGATATAACCTTCTTTGGCAATGTCGCTCTCATTGCTTGCTTTATACGCCAAAGCGATATTCCTAAATCCTTTAGCAGCCCACTCATCCACTTGTTTTAAAATATACTCTTTTTTATCATCATTCATTTCACACTTGCTAAGTATAACCTCCGGTGAACCTTTGATAAAATGTAATTTTTTATACTCAATCTCATAACTGGCAGCAGAGTATTTATTTACAGGCTCATAAGGCACACTGTTTATAGCTTTGAGACTTTTATGTTTTTCAAAGAGCGACTCATCCAAGGCAAGTGCATATCTTGCTAACGCAACATCAACCTGATCCCCAATAAAAACAAATTCATCACTCTCTTTATGAAAAGTTGATTCATTACATAAAATTGCTCCAAGAAGCAGATATTCATTGATATGTTCGCTTGGGCTATAGATTTGTTCAGGCGTTACAAAATGCTCGACACTAAGACGATTTTGAGTCATTGTTCCGGTTTTATCACTTGCAATAAGCGTACAAGAGCCAAGTCCTTCAATGGCTGAGAGTCTGCGAACTATGACATTTCGTCTGCTCATAACAGCGCTTGCAACACTAAGTGCCACCGTGATAGCTACCGGAAGTCCCTCGGGAATGGCAGATATAGCCAATATTACCGTTAAGAAAAATATATCTTTAAGCGGCATTTCTTGATAAATGCCGAGCATAATAATCAATAGTGCGACCCCGCCGATCATCTTAGATATATTTACTGAAAATATCTCCATTCGAAGCATTAACGGCGGTTTTGCAGTTTTGGCGGTGGCAAGAAGCGCGGCTATTTTACCGACTTCTGTTTGATTTGCGATAGCCGTCACTACTCCGATTGCCCGACCTCTTGTAACCAAAGAGCCCGCATATAGCATATTTTGTCTCTCACCGATAGGCTCATCGGCATTGGTGGAGATATAAGCGGGATTTTTATTTACATCAATGGACTCACCGGTAAGAAGAGACTCATTTACTTGAAGTTCATTAGTTTCTATAAGTCGTATATCAGCGGGTACCTTAACACCTGATTCAAAAAAAACAATATCCCCGACCGTAACATCTTCGCTTGATATTTCAACTCTATGTCCATCTCTTAAAACATTGACAAAAGTTTTGATTACTCTCTTTAGAGCATCGGCTCTCTCACCGGCAATATACTCCTGATATGCTCCGACTATCGCATTTATGCTAAGCGCCACCATTATAAATCCGGCATCTCCAAACTCCTTAATAGCTAATGAAACACCGGCAGCCAATAACAAAATATAGATAACAGGGCTTTTAAACTGCTCTACAAATATCCAAAAAATAGTGCGTTTTTTAGCTTCTTGTAAAATATTTTTCCCGTAATGCTCGCTGCGAGACAGAACTTCTTGTTTGCTCAATCCATCTACACTGCACCCTAAATCTCGAAGAGTCTCTTCTACGCTTTTAATGTGGAACATAAACAACTCCTCCCCGCTATATACACATTATCATAGTTTCTACTAGCTTAAACTCGACTTCAATATAAAATAAAATTATGATAGAATTCCACCGATGAAATTTAATTTGCTCTTATCAATTCTCTTTGCTATTGTCACAAGCTTTGCCGCTATCCATGAGGTAGAGCATATCAAACAAAACAGCGACAGTTCGTCATGTTTGATTTGTACGGTTAACAGCAATATTCTTAGTGCGGATGCAGTCACGCTTACTGCAGATATCCAGCCCTTACACTTTGAGAAAATAGCACAAGAAAATTCAGTTTCATACTCATATACAAAAATAAACTTCAACCAAAACCGCGCCCCTCCTAAAATATCCTAAAACAATAAAAATATTAAAACTTCTTATTAATTAGAGATTGCCGCGCTTCGCTCGCAATGGCAGAAGTGTGGCAATCTCTATGCCAGTCATTGCGAGGAGCAAAGCGACGAAGCAATCTAAAAACATCTTTAATAAGAAGTTTCAATTAATAAAAAATAAAAAACTTTACAAAAATAAAAAAATATTTAGGATAAAAAACAATGAAAAAAATATTATTGGCAAGCACACTTTGTGCAACTTTGGTTTACGGTGAAGCGGCAAAATTACTGCCGGTAGAAAAAAGAACTTTTGATCAATCAAAATATATTCCCGATATTTCGGCTATTTTGGATTTCTCTTATGTAAACAACAGTGTAGGAAATGATGAAATTGCTCACTTAGAACTTCCGGGTATTGCTCACGGGCTTTTAGGAGAACATTCTCACGGTACTTCAAACCATGCAACATACAACTCAAAACAGGGTTTTAACCTAAACTATGCAGAAGTTGTACTCTCAAGCAATGTTGACCCGTTCTTTAGCATGGACGCAGTTTTTCACTTTAGCAAAAATGGCGTTGAAGTAGAAGAAGCTTATTTTACGACTACTGCTTTGGGCAACGGACTAAGAGCAAGAGGCGGGAAACTTAACTCAAATTTCGGATATTTAAACGCACAACACCACCACTACTGGGATTTTGGAGATATGCCGCTTGTTTATGAAGCATTTTTGGGAATGCACGGTATAAATGAGCTGGGTGCTCAAATCCAGTGGACGGCTCCGACACCGTTTTACCTAATGGCGGGTGTTGAGGTGCTTCAAGGCGAAAATGAACAGATGTTCGGAAACAAGACCATAGGCAATGTTGAAAATCCGATAGCAAAAGGGGATAATGCGCCATCGCTTTATGTCGGATATGTTAAAGCTTCTCACGATATAGGCGATACAACTATTTTTGGAGGAGTGTCTTACGCACAAGGAAGCTCAAGAATAGATCATAGCGAAGATGAAACACCGTATGTTTTTAGCGGGGATAGCAAACTTTACGGAGCAGATTTCGTAGTTCTGCACTCTCTGAATTCGTATAGCTCTATAAAATGGCAAAGCGAGTGGCTAAGCCGAGAAATGGATGGGGTTCAATACAATTTAAACCCGATATCAAGTCCAAATATAAACAAAAAACAGAGCGGTCTTTACTCTCAACTTATATACACGCATGACAAAAACTGGAAAACGGGTGTAAGATACGATACAATCTATAAAAATGATGTAAAAGAAGACGGCATCGATACTAACAAACCAAATGACTTTAAAAAGTACTCTGCGATGATAGAGTACCACACAAGCGAATTTGCCCGTTTTAGACTTCAGTATAACCGCAATGAAGCAATGTACAACGAAGATGGAAACAGAGTCGATATAAATACGATTATGCTTCAGGCAAATATCTCCATAGGCGCACACGCGGCACATAGTTTTTAATTATAAGAACGATGTCGGAAGTAATTCCGCCATCTACGCTAGCCGCTACGGCACAAACGAAGTTTCTTTAGAAAAGCTTGCCTCAGAGGAGGCAGAATAAGAGAATGATGAACAGTCACCCAGATCTAACGAAGCTCGCAATGACGGTCATTTGTCATTGCGAGCGAAGCGCGGCAATCTGGGTAACAAGCGCAGCAATCTTACTAACTTCAAATGCTTCTGCTTTGGAGTTTATATAAAAGCCCAATAATACAAAGGCAAAAAAATGAAAAAATTTATAACACTACTAACACTTCTTCCGCTAACTCTGTTAGCTCATCTCGATATAGCCGTTAGCTACCCCTACATCGGTGCTTTGACGAAAACTATAGGCGGCGAACATATAACTACGACTGTTTTGGCAAAAGGAAATTGGGATCCGCACTTTATCATTCCCCGCCCATCACTTATAGCAAAAATGAGAAATGCCGATGCGCTGATTATGAACGGCGGGCAACTAGAAATCGGCTGGCTGCCTCCGCTAATAAACCGTGCAGGGAATCCAAAAGTAGACACAAATGCTAAAACTTTTCTAAACCTCTCACATCATGTGACACTTCTCAATAAACCAAAAGA
This region of Sulfurimonas sp. genomic DNA includes:
- a CDS encoding peptidylprolyl isomerase: MYKILLPLIFSALLCAEPINGASVIVKGDIITLYDVKEEMRVLNVNSTVATDSLIRKKLEAAEISERKISVTSSEVYDDIKKVAAANKMGIDEFYEAVRNSNGFSSAEFKEKTKEKLLSQKLYSAIAYSSIETPKEDEIKEYYELHKEDFSHPVAFKTTIYSSYSKDALQKKITTPMYNASDVKVEEQVLPFERISPELAKLLQNTQINSFTPIISEPNGSFVSFYLKEIQNPKETNYEGLKNQIVNLIMERKREQVLSDYFARLRGNAEIQVIREVK
- a CDS encoding dCMP deaminase family protein, coding for MLSDENFIKIAQEIATASKCVSKQVGAVIVKDGRILSTGYNGTPSGYINCCEHWSGEYTAEHHEWSKTYEIHAEMNAIIWAARKGISVESATIYVTLEPCSECSKNLIASGIKRIVYLKPYEHTHSEVISKFIKDNGVSIEKLGE
- a CDS encoding iron-sulfur cluster assembly scaffold protein, whose translation is MVEDKELQAEIGKHLMQPENYGKLEDADCIGIGIDHATKSYVIMYIKRDEKFITDVKFGTNGTQDTTTLGSLFTEMIKGDEVVNALETTSALENELKESYASLPAPKVDMSKPEGEQVERISTEHQDSANMVLTAFRAAMRHYDRKQGGIKEDQFEMSISKTCPYSTTECHFVKKASDRS
- the ppsA gene encoding pyruvate, water dikinase; the protein is MQYIRFFSELNIGDISIVGGKNASLGEMYQNLTLKGVNIPNGFATTSDAYWLLLQENGIKDKIAQILSDLDIADTDNLQKRGLEVRTLILNSHLPKALVDELLEAYKILSNQYNSQNIDVAVRSSGTAEDLPDASFAGQQETFLNVNSKEALLESVLRCFASLFTDRAISYRTSRGFSHFKVALSVGVQKMVRSDISSSGIMFTIDTESGSENLILINSIWGLGENVVSGRVNADEFFIFKPTLKNGINTILKHSLGSKKEKMLYSEDKRTINVGTTKEEQESFSINDDEVIKLAKQALLVEEHYGRPMDIEWAKDGNDSKLYIVQARPETVMSKQNKSMTSKQYSLNAKDAKILTSGRAIGEKIGIGKITVINDTTEFARFKEGDILVADTTNPDWEPVMKKASAVITNRGSRTCHAAIVAREIGVPAVVGCGNATAVLQDGQKVTVSCAEGDEGYVYEGELEYYIKTIDMSKLQPTKTKLFVNVGNPAEAFNFAKMPNDGVGLARMEFIMNNSINAHPMALVDMHKGISVTDEDKIRSFMTPCSDTKEFFLQKISEGVGMIAAAFYPKPVIIRTSDFKSNEYRGMTGGLIYEAEEENPMIGFRGASRYYDDSYREAFMWECEALKRVRDDMGLTNIKIMIPFVRTPQEGKKVIEIMHKQGLTQGKNSLEIYAMCEIPANVIIADEFLEVFDGYSIGSNDLTQLTLGVDRESAKIAHIFDERNEAVKRMLKMAIEACKTRGKYIGICGQAPSDYPEITEFLVQNGIDSISLNPDSLFKMRQVVSDLE
- a CDS encoding HAD-IC family P-type ATPase; translated protein: MFHIKSVEETLRDLGCSVDGLSKQEVLSRSEHYGKNILQEAKKRTIFWIFVEQFKSPVIYILLLAAGVSLAIKEFGDAGFIMVALSINAIVGAYQEYIAGERADALKRVIKTFVNVLRDGHRVEISSEDVTVGDIVFFESGVKVPADIRLIETNELQVNESLLTGESIDVNKNPAYISTNADEPIGERQNMLYAGSLVTRGRAIGVVTAIANQTEVGKIAALLATAKTAKPPLMLRMEIFSVNISKMIGGVALLIIMLGIYQEMPLKDIFFLTVILAISAIPEGLPVAITVALSVASAVMSRRNVIVRRLSAIEGLGSCTLIASDKTGTMTQNRLSVEHFVTPEQIYSPSEHINEYLLLGAILCNESTFHKESDEFVFIGDQVDVALARYALALDESLFEKHKSLKAINSVPYEPVNKYSAASYEIEYKKLHFIKGSPEVILSKCEMNDDKKEYILKQVDEWAAKGFRNIALAYKASNESDIAKEGYIYLGFAVITDPLREGVKEAVKTTERAGIEVIMVTGDHPNTAFFIARELGIAISKDEVMDGVEISHWIERGAHKEEIAHKRVFARVSPEQKQLIVKTFQDLGHFVAVTGDGVNDAPALKFANIGIAMGKSGTDVARESSDLILTDDAFNSIVNGIEEGRVAYDNIRKVTHLLIATGLAEIVLILLSMLFFIPTPLLPVQLLWLNLVANGFQDVALATEKAEPGILKRKPRDPKEPIFNKIMMSRVVVGGLYMGILAFALFYTLLKFGYQEDAARNLTLLLMVLFENVHIFNSRSENNSIFKINHFQNKFLWVSILAAQGAHIISMYNPFMQSLLSIEPVSLSMWAALLFIAMTLVAVMELEKYFRKKYYSKSLTT